DNA from Pseudomonas putida:
GCGATGCGACCACCACCGAGCGCTTGAGCCCTTCCTCTCCAAGGATGTGCTCGATGAACTCCTTCACCTCACGCCCCCGCTCACCGATCAGCCCGACCACGATGATCTCGGCCTCGGTGAAGCGCGTCATCATGCCCAGCAACACCGACTTACCCACACCGGTACCGGCGAACAGGCCCAAGCGCTGTCCGCGCCCCACCGTGAGCAAGCCATTGATGCTGCGGATCCCCACATCCAGCGGCTCGTGAATTGGATCGCGGTTGAGGGGGTTGATGATCGGACCGTCCATCGGCACCCAGTCTTCAGCCTTCATCCCGCCCTTGCCATCCAGGGCTCGCCCTGCGCCATCGAGCACCCGCCCGAGCATGCTCATGCCCATGGGCAGGCGACCGCTATCATCCAGGGGCACAACGCGCGCCCCAGGTGCGATACCGGCGACGCTGCCCACCGGCATGAGGAAGACTTTGGCTCCGGAAAAGCCCATCACTTCGGCTTCGACCTGCACCGGGTGGTGGCTGTCATCGTTGATCACCAGGCAGCGGCTGCCGACGGCGGTGCGCAGGCCTTCGGCCTCCAGGGTGAGGCCGACCATGCGTAGCAGGCGCCCCTCGACCACCGGCTGACCCGGCAATTTCACCGCCGCCGCGTAACCGCCCAGGCGCTTGCCGAAGCTGGTGCGCTCAAGACGCATCGCTGGGCTCCGGTGCGCTCGTCTCCAGCTCAAGGGCAAGGTCCGGCGCGGCCGGGTGCAGGGACTGGTCGTGCAGCTGGTCGAACAGTTGCGCCAGCGCCTTTTCCAGGCGCGTTTCCATGGTGGCGTCGATGCGGCTGTGCAGCGTTTCGATCCGGCAACCGCCCGGCAGCAGCGATTCGTCCTCGAGCAGTTTCCAACGCTCCTCGTGGCGTTCGCGCAGCGCCTTGGCCAGGTCGAAATCCTGGGGGTTCAGGTAGATACGGATGTTCTCGGCGCCCATAGGCAACAGCTTGAGCGCCTCGCGCAGCACATGGGTGATCTGACTCGAGTCGCTGTGCAGCTCGCGACCGATCACCTGACGGGTCATGTGCGCCACCAACTGCACCAGGCCACGTTCGATCTGTGTGTCCTGCTCGGCGATAGGTTCGAGCAGTTGGCCCATCAGTTGTTCGAGGCTGGCCAGCTTAGCCGCCAAGGCCACCTCCGCCTCCTGGCGCACCTTCAGCTGGGTGCTGTGGAAGCCCTCACGTTCGCCGGTGGCAAACCCTTCGTTGTAGGCCTCCTGACGGATCGCCTCGAGCTCTTCGAGGGTCAGCGGCTGGACTTCCTCCAGCGGCACTTCCTCGATTTCTTCCTCGATGATCTCAGGCTCTGGTTCAGGCTCCGGCTCAGGCTCCGGGTCGAAGCTGGGCAACGCCCAGACGTCGACGCCCTCGAGGTCGCGGGCGCGAATCAGGTCGCTGAGGTGTTCGTTGGTGGACATGCTGTCGGTACTCAAAAACCAGGTTCGGCCAGCGCATCCCCGGTGGGAGCGGGTTTACCCGCGAATGCGTCGGCAGGGACAACCTCGTTGCCTGGCCTGGCGCCCTCGCGGACAAACCCGCGCCCACAAGGGGCGGCGCCAGTATCAGCAAACGGCTTAAATCATTTCCTCGGCACCTTTGCCGCCGAGCACGATCTCGCCGGCCTCGGCCATGCGCCGTGCGATGGTGAGGATTTCCTTCTGCGCTGTCTCCACGTCGCTGACCCGCACCGGCCCCTTGGCCTCCAGGTCGTCGCGCAGCAGTTCCGAGGCACGCTTGGACATGTTGCGGAAGATCTTGTCCTTGACCTTCTCGTCGGCGCCCTTGAGCGAGACGACCAGCACGTCGGAAGACACCTCGCGCAGCAGCGCCTGGATGCCACGGTCATCGACGTCTGCCAGGTTGTTGAAGACGAACATCAAGTCTTCGATCTGCTCGGACAGATCGCCGTCGATGTCGCGGATCGCATCCATCAGCTGGCCTTCGACCGAACTGTCGAGGAAGTTCATGATGTCCGCGGCTCGCTTGATACCGCCCAGGGTGGTGCGCGCGGCATTGGAGTTGCCGGAGAACTGCTTCTCGAGGATCTGGTTCAGCTCCTTGAGCGCCGCCGGTTGCACGGTGTTGAGCGACGAGACACGTAGGATGATGTCCAGGCGCACCTTGTGATCGAAGTTGCTCAGCACCTCACCGGCCTGGTCAGGATCCAGGTAAGCCACCACGATCGCCTGGATCTGCGGGTGCTCATAGCGGATGACATCGGCCACGGCACGCGGCTCCATCCATTTGAGGCTGTCCAGGCCACTGGTGTTGCCGCCCAGCAGAATGCGGTCGATCAGGCCGTTGGCCTTGTCCTCGCCCAGCGCCTGGTTGAGCATCTTGCGGATATAGCCGTCGGAACCCACGCCCAGGCTGGTCTGGTCGCCAACGATCTCGACGAACTCGCTCATCACCTGCTCGACCTGCTCGCGATGGACGTTGCCCATCTGCGCCATGGCCACGCCGACCCGCTGCACTTCCTTGGGCCCCATGTGTCGCAGGACCTGGGCAGCGTCGGTCTCGCCCAGCGAGAGCAGCAGGATCGCCGCTTTGTCGACGCGGCTCAGCTTGGCGGTAACGGCTCGGTTGTCACTCATCGGCGTTGATCCACTCTTTCACGACCTGGGCCACGCGGCCCGGGTCTTCGGCCACCAGGCCTTTGATTGCGTTCAACTGTGCTTCGTAGCCCTCGCTCGGGCTCGGCAACAGAATGCTTTGCGGGCCACCCAGGGTGACGCGGTCGTTGGCCAGCTCGCCATCCAGACCGATCATCCCGCCCAGCTCCATGTCGCTGTCGGTGACAGCCTGCTTGCCACCCCCTGTGATGTTGTTGAGCACCGGACGCAGTACACCGAACACCAGCACCAGGATGAACACGACGCCCAGCACCTGCTTGACGATGTCCCAGAACCACGGCTGCGAGTAGAACGGAATGTCCGCCAGTTCCACCCCACGGTCAGCGGAGAACGGCACGTTGACCACGGTCACGCTGTCGCCACGGCTGGCGTCGAAGCCCACCGCATCCTGGACCAGACGCGTGAAGCGCGCCAGGTCTTCGGCGCCCCATGGGGCACGGGTGGTTTCGCCGGTGGCGGCGTCGACCTTGACCTGATCGTCCACCACCACGGCCACCGACAGGCGGGTCAGACGACCTTGCTGCTGGCGGGTATGGCTGATGGAGCGGTCAAGTTCGAAGTTCTTGGTGGTCTGCTGGCGCTTGTCGGCCGGGTATGGCGCAAGCATCGGCTGGCCAGTGGCCGGGTCCATGATCTGCTGACCATTGGCGTCGACCAGTGGCTGCCCTGGCTGGATCGCACCGGCTGGCGGCGCCGAGGCGGTGGCATTCTCAGGCGCGGAGGCACCGGCCGGCGGATGGTTGCTCAGGGCGCCGGGCACACCTTGCGGAGGCTGGCTGCTGGAGCGTTGCTCATTGACCGACTGCTCGCTACGCAGCGCCGGCTGGTCGGGATTGAACTGCTCTGAGGTGGACTCGACCGCGCTGAAATCGACGTCGGCGGACACCTCGGCCTTGTAACGGTCATTGCCCAGCACTGGCTGCAGGATGTTGTGCACACGCTGGGTCAGCAGGCCTTCCATGCGGCGGCTGTAGTCGAACTGCTTGCCAGCCATGGTCAACGCGGTGTCCTGCAACTGGTCGGAGAGCAGGTTGCCCTTCTGGTCGACCACGGTCACCTGGGATTTGTCCAGTTCCGGCACACTGGTGGCCACCAGGTTGACGATAGCCATGACCTGCCCAGCCTCCAGGGCACGCCCCGGATACAGCTCGACCAATACCGACGCGCTGGGCTTGCGCTCGTCGCGCACGAACACCGAACTCTTGGGAATGGCCAGGTGGACACGGGCGGCCTTGACGTTGTTCAGGCTCGACACGGTGCGCGCCAATTCGCCTTCCAGGCCCCGGCGGTAGCGGGTGGCCTCCATGAACTGGCTGGTGCCCAGGCCCTGCTCTTTATCGAGAATCTCGAAACCGATGTTGCCGTCGCTCGGCGCCACGCCGGCGGCGGCCAGCTTCAGGCGCGCACGGGAGAGGTCGTCGGCCTTGACCAGCAGCGCGCCGGAGTTGGGTTCCACGCGATAGCCGATGTCCGCGGAGGCCAGGGTATCCATGACCTGCTTGGCATCCAGGCCCGCCAGACTGCCGTACAGCGGTCGGTAGTCCGGCTGCTGCGACCAGAGCACCACGGCGAAGCCGATCGCCACACTCGCGGCCAGTCCGACCAGCAGGCCGACCTGACGCAGCATGGGCATCTGCGAGATGTTTTCCAGGAACGACATGCCGAACAGCGGCGGCTTGGGCGCTGGCGGACCACTCTTGGCGGGGGGATTGTCGACGACTGCTTCAGCCATGGCTCACTCTGTCCTCAAACCGGCATCTGCATGATGTCCTGGTACGCCTGGACCAGTTTGTTACGCACCTGGGTCAGGGCCTGGAACGACACGGAAGCCTTTTGCGAAGCGATCATCACGTCAGTCAGGTCAACGCCGCTCTTGCCGATCTCGAAGGCGCTGGACAGCTGGGTCGAGGCCTGCTGTACATCATTGACCTTGCCGATGGCCTGGCCGAGCATGTCGGCGAAGCTGCTCTGGCCAGGGGCCAGTTCAGGCGCGGCAGCGACCTTGGGCTGGGACATGGCTTCGGCCTGCATGGCCCGCATATCCAGCATCAGACGATTGAATTCAACACCTTGGGTCATGGACTTCTTCTCTCCGGCGGCCGCATTTTTTTGACGCTCATGCAGCGAATGGGCTGGAACTAGCAACAAGAGTGCCAGCCCTGCATGCGGCCTTTAAAACTGGTTTCAACCGTACAGGCTGGCTTCGACGTCAAACCCCGCATCGCGCATCTGCGCCAATTTGTAGCGCAGGGTCCGCGGGCTGATGCCCAAGCGCTCGGCGGCTTCCTTGCGGCGCCCACGCTCGGCCCGCAGGGTGTCGATGATCATCTGGAATTCATGGCGACGCATGTCATCGCCCAGCCCGCTGGATTCGACAGGCGTCTCGCTCACAGCCGCTGTCGGCACCGACAACGCAATGGCGCCGGCCAGACAGAAATCCGCCGCTTCGATCACCCCGCCCTGCTGGAGGATCAATGCGCGCTGCAAGGCGTTGTCCAGCTCACGCACGTTCCCCGGCCACGGATACCCCTGCAGACAGGCACGCGCTTCGGCCGAAAGCCGCACCGGAGCATGCTTCATCTTGGCCACATGACGCGCCAGCAGGCGCTCGGCCAGCGGCAGGATATCGGCGCTGCGCTCGCGCAGCGGGCGCCAGGCGAGCGGGAACACCGACAGCCGATAGTAGAGGTCTTCACGGAAGCGCCCGGCGGCGACTTCCTCGGCCAGGTCACGGTTGGTGGTCGCCAGCACACGGATATCCAGGACGATCGGCTTGCGCCCACCCACCCGCTCCACCTCGCGCTCCTGCAACACGCGCAGGAGCTTGGCCTGCAAGCCCAGGGGCATTTCGGAAATCTCGTCGAGCAACAAGGTGCCCCCGTCGGCCTGCTCGAACTTGCCGGCCTGTGCGGCAATGGCACCTGTGAATGCACCTTTTTCGTGGCCGAACAGCGTGGCTTCGAGCATGTTGTCGGGGATGGCCGCGCAGTTGATCGCCACGAAAGGGTGCGCCGCTCGCGGCGACTGCTGATGAATGTAGCGCGCCAATACCTCCTTGCCGGTCCCGGACTCCCCGGAGATCAGCACGGTCGAATCGCTGCGCGCCACGCGCGCGGCCAGCTCCAGCAATTGTCGGCTGGCCGGCTCGCTTGCCACCGGACCCTCTTCGTCCGCCCCACCCACGCGCCCGGCAGCATGGCGTTCCACCAGGCTCAGCAGCGCCTTGGGTTCGAACGGCTTGACCAGGTAATCGACCGCGCCCTGGCGCATGGCCTGCACGGCACGCTCTACCGCGGCGTGGGCCGTCATCAGCAACACCGGCAATTGAGGATGCAGGCTACGCAGTTGCGTCAGCAACTGATGCCCATCCATGCCCGGCATGTTCACGTCACTGACCACCAGACTGAAGGACTCACCGGCCACCGCCTCAAGCGCCTCCTCGCCACTGCCGACCGCACGATAGGCGAAACCGCCAATCTCCAAGGTATCGCCCAAGGCCTGGCGCAGGACACGATCATCCTCGACCAGCAGCACCTTGATCGCCATCACATCGCCCCCATCGACTGCCCGCCGATCAGCGGCAGCATCACATTCACGCACGTTCCCCGACCGACCTTCGAGCGTAGCCGCAGACTGCCCTGGTGCGCCCGTACCACGGCCTTGACCACCGCCAACCCCAGGCCGGTGCCGGTGGATTTGGTGGTCAGGAAGGGCTCTCCCAGACGCGTCAGCAGCTCGGCATCGATACCGCAGCCAGCATCGCTGATGCACAGGTGCAGGGCCTGGTCGCGACGATACAGGTGCACCTTCAGGCGCGCCGACCCGTTGCTGGCCTGCAAAGCGTTTTCGATCACATTGAGCAACGCGCCCACCAAGGTGTCGCGATTGCACAGCAATTCGCCCAGATGGCTATCGCATTGCCAGCGCACACTATGACCCTGCACATGGGGCTGGGCAGCCTGCTGCAAGGCCTGGAACAACGCCTTGGGGCTCACACGGTCGCCCAAGGGCAGCTCGCCACGCGCGAATACCAGCATGTCGCGGACCTGATGTTCCAGCTCGTGCAGGCGCTCCTTGAGACTGCCAGCAAAGCGCTGGCGGGTTTCCTTGGGCAATTCTTTTTCTTCGTCGGCCAGATGACCGGCATAGAGCATCGCCGCCGACAATGGCGTGCGGATCTGATGGGCAAGTGACGCGACCATGCGCCCCAGCGAGGACAGCCGCTCGTGGCGGGCCAGTTGATCTTGCAGGCGGCGGGTCTCGGTCAGGTCGTTGAGCAGCACCAACTGCCCAGGCTCGGCATCGAGCGAGCGCGTGGCGATGGACAACCGCCGGCCGTCACGCAGCGAGATTTCATGGCCGTCATCCTTGCGCGGGGCGAAGCTGCGGGCGATCACCTGGCGCCAGAGCTCACCGACCAATGGCTCGCCCAGCAACTCGCACGCCGCCGGATTGGCCTCACGTACATAGCCCTGATCGTCGATCACGATCACCCCGCCGGGCAGCAGGTCGAGCAGGTTCTGCAAACGATTGGCCAGGCGCTCCTTTTCATCCAGCTCGGCCATGCGCTGGGCGCTGACCACGGCCAGCTCGCCCTTGAGCTGACTGACCCGGGCTTCGAGCAGGCTGTAGGACTCACTGAGCTGGCTGGAAACCTGATTGAACAGGGCGAACGCCTGCTCCAGGCCCTGACGGCTTTCTTGCTCGACCGGGGTGTGGCCGTGCGCGTCGGGGGTTCGGGAGATGTGGGCGACCTGGGGCATCATGCTCTCTCGCGTGGCTGACCGTCATAAAACCGGTGTGTTGCCAGCGGTGTAGCAATAGCCGTGCCGGGTATAGGGAAATACGGAGGCCTTCATCACGCGATGGCATTGCACCACCGTTCAGGCGCGGGTTTGCCACGCGATGGGCTGCAAAGCAGCCCTTCTTGCAGAGGATGGAAGGCGTCAACCTTCTGCCTGGTCGTCACCTTCTCGACGGCTCATGCCGTACTTACGCATCTTCTCCACCAGCGTGGTGCGGCGGATACGCAAGCGCTCGGCGGCTCGCGCGACGATACCGTTGGCGTCGTCCAATGCTTGCTGGATCAACCCTTGCTCGAGATTGCCCAGGTAATCCTTCAGGTCCAACCCCTCGGGTGGCAGCATGGCGCTACTGGAAAAGCTTGGCGCATGGCCGTTGATCGCCGCGCGCTCTTCCAGGTCGCTGCGCAGGCTATCGACCATCTGCTCATCTTCGTCATCGACGTAACGGAATTTTTTCGGCAGCTCGGAAACCCCGATCACCCCGTACGGATGCATGATCGCCATACGCTCGACCAAGTTGGCCAGCTCACGCACATTGCCCGGCCAGCCGTGGCGGCACAGGGACATGATCGATGCTGAGTTGAAGCGGATCGAGCCGCGCTTCTCGTGCTCCATGCGCGAGATCAGCTCGTTCATCAACAGTGGAATATCCTCGACCCGCTCACGCAGCGGCGCCATCTCGATGGGGAAGACATTCAGCCGGTAGTACAGATCTTCGCGGAAGGTCCCTTCCTCGATCATGGTCTCGAGGTTCTTGTGGGTCGCGGCGATGATGCGCACGTCGATGCTTTGCGTCTTGTTGCTGCCGACACGCTCGAAGGTGCGCTCCTGCAGCACGCGCAGCAGCTTGACCTGCATCGGCAGCGGCATGTCGCCGATCTCGTCAAGGAACAAGGTACCGCCGTTGGCCAGCTCGAAACGCCCGGCACGGCTGGTGATGGCCCCGGTGAAGGCGCCCTTCTCATGCCCGAACAGCTCGCTCTCAAGCAACTCGGCCGGAATCGCTCCGCAATTGACCGGCACGAACGGCGCTTCGCGGCGCTTGGAGTGGTAGTGCAGGTTGCGCGCCACCACCTCCTTGCCAGTGCCGGACTCACCGAGAATCAGCACGCTGGCATCGGTATCGGCCACCTGCTGCATCATCTGGCGCACATGCTGGATGGCCCGGCTGGTGCCGACCAGGCTGCGGAACAGATTGGGTTCGCGCTGGCGACCACGCTCACGGGCCTGGTCGTACATCTCACGGTAGACCTGGGCACGGTGCAGCGAATCGAGCAACTGACTGTAGCTCGGCGGCATCTCGAGATTGAACAGGACGCGGCGGCGTAGGTCTTCCGGGAAGTCCGCGGAAGAAGTTTCACCTAAAAGCAGAACCGGAAGGAACTCATCCCAGGCAGCCACTGTCTTAAGCAGCCCAAGAACACTTGCCGGAGCATTCACAGTCCCGATCAGCACGCACAGCACATCGCGACTCGACGACAAAGAAGCCACCACCTGCTGCCAATCATGGCTGGAGCAGGAGACGTTTTCTTCGCCTAGAAAATTCAGGACCACCGCCAGATCGCGGCGGCGTTCGCTGTCGTCATCGATCAGGAGGATCTTGGTTTCACGCCACATGCGTTAGCAACTTCCCTAGTCATTTCGACGCCCGTAGGCGCGCTCGACATCATTCCGACTGAATGAATCAGTGCTCGGACGTCTGATTTTGCGAAAACAGTCACTAGTTAAGTCAAAAAAACGCACACAGTCAAATTAATGGCGCGCGATTTTTTGCACCCCTCCAGCGTCAACTGAAGAGATGGTATACCTTTGCGGCATTTTTCGCCTGACGAATCTGCGTCATCTCGTCGACTATCGATTGACGCTCACCACTTGCAATATCAATGAGTTGCCGATAAACGCCAAGCAACTGCTCTAGGCTGCCCTTTACCGCATCTTCATTGAGCGAGGCCTCCGCCAGCACGTCGTCGACGCAAATTCGGCACTCCAGGTCGAGCTCGCCAATCGCATCCCAATCACGGCTGTCCAATGCCGCCAGCAGCGCCTCACGGGTCTGCTCGATACGTTCGATTACCTCGCTCATTGCACCTCTCCCGAAATCAGTCTGCCGGCTGCTGGTCGCCGATTGCGTCCCAGCCTTCCTTGACAGTGATGAGCAGACGCGCCACTTCATCGATGATCGCCGGATCGTTCTTGACGTTGGCTTCGATCAGGCGGCGGCTCATGTAGCTGTACAGGTTGTCCAGGTCAGCGAGGCTGTCGGCGTGGTTTTCCAGATCCAGGCCTTCGCGCAGGCCGCCGATAATGTCGATGGCCTTGCCGATCAGGATGCCGCGCTGAGCGATGTCGTTGCGCGCCATGGCGCCCTTGGCCTGGGCAAGACGGTCAAGGCCGCCCTGCATGAGCATTTGTACCAGACGGTGCGGACTGGCCACGGAGGTCTGCGCCACACCATTGACTTTCTGGTATTGCCGAAGGGCCAACATCGGGTTCATGGATCTACCTCGTTGCAGCGAAAAAGGTTGCGTATACCTGTGTATCGTCTCGACGTCAAAGAACTTTAGTCATCAAGCAAAAAGCCCGGGGCGTCCATAAGACGCCGCCGGGCTTTTCAGTGCCTGCCTGAAAGGGTCAGGACTTCTTGGCCTGGGCGTTGATTGCCTCGAAGATCGAGGTGATCTGGTCGGCCTGGGCTTTCATCTTGCCGAGGGCGGTGTCCAAAGCCACGTACTTCTTGGTAAGGGATTCGGTCAGGGACTCTGTACGACGATCCAAGGCAGCCTGCTGATCGGCCAAACTCTTGGCAGCCTTATCCAGGTTGGCCTTACGGGTCGCCAGGCTGCCATCGGTCTTGTTGTAGGGCTCGATGGCCTTGTTCATTCGCTCGAAAATGCCATTGGTGCCGGTGAACAGCTCCTGCACCTCTGGGCCGAGCTTCTTGTCGTTCATGGCCGCGGTGAACTTGGCACTGTTGAACTCGAGCGTACCGTCCTTCTGAGTCGTGTTGATACCCAGCTGACTCAGCGTGGTCAGGCTCGAACCCGCACCCGTTTCGCTCAACACTTTGCGCACATCAGCCAATAGCGAGCGAGTAGTTGGATCGTTGGTCAGCGGCCCGAGCACCAGATTATCGTTACTGTCGCGGCTTGTGGTCGTCAGCGAATTGATCGCTTTTTGCATCGTGTTATAGGCATCGACGAAGCTCTGGACCGACTTTTTCAACCCTTCATTATCGGCTGCTACAGTGACCCTGGTGGCCGCACCGTCAGGCTTGGGTGTCATCCCCATCAATTCCAGTGTCATGCCACTGATGGCATTACTGACAGTGTTGCTTGCACTCTTGACGGCGAGTCCGTCAATAGTCAGCACTGCATCCTGAGCCCTGGCAGTAATGAAGCCAGCACCGGTACCAGAAAGCTGAGTCTTGCCATCGATCTCCAACTCAGGGATACCGGTTAGCGAAATGTCGGTATTGGCACCTGTCGTCGTAGAGCTGAGCACCAAACGGGAACCACCCTCTTCGTTGACGATGTTGGCGGAAATACCGTTGACACCCATTTCCTTGTTGATCTGGTCACGCACGCTCTGCAATGTCGCGTCAGAACCGATCTTCACGGTGTACGTTTTGTCACCTTGGGAGATCGTCAGGTCACCGGCAGTGATGGACTTATTCGCCCCCTCGGAAAACCGCTGACTGGCCACCTTGGAACTGGTTGCGAGCTGATCGACCTTGATGTCGTAGCTACCAGCCACCGCTGTATTGCCCGAGGTCACCTTGACAATGGACTCATTGGCCGAAGTCGCTGCATAGGCATTGAATGCCGGCGCGGTTTTGTCGTTCAGCTTCTTCATGGCGTCCTGGAACGCCGTAAGGGCACTGCGCAGCGAGCCAATGCCCGAGATCATCGCACTGTTGTTGCTGGTCTGGCGCTTGATCTGCGCCTGCTTGGCGGCGGTATCAGCACCCACCAGCGCCTTGACCATCGCACCAATGTCGAGACCGGAACCCAGGCCTACGCTGGATGTAATCGGGCTTGCCATGCTGTTGTCCCTCTCGTCAACGCGTCAATCCTGATCCGCAGGACCGACATGATTCGCATCATTTGTTCGCCGCCACTTATACCTTGGCGTCGAACAGAACACTTTTGACATCACTCAGGCTGTGGGCGATTCGCAGGGCCTCTTCCGAGGGAATCTGGCGGATCAGCTCTCCACTGTCGCTGGCGATGACTTTGACCACGATTTTGCCGGATTCCTCATCAGTAGAGAACTCCAGATTACGTCGGGTTTCATTCAAGAACTTTTCGATTTCCGCGACGGCACTCTTCACATCGTCAACACCCAGCACCTTGACCGGGTCGCCTTTCTTGCCTTCATCGGAAACTTCAATCGGCCGGACAACCGGTTTTTCGGCAACCTGCTCGGCTTGATGCGTAGCCTGATAGGACAGGCTCAGCTTGACGCTCATGTCCATCTTCACCACCTCACAATGAAAAGGCGGGGAAGCGCCCATGCACTCCCCCGCCGGCAACTGTCAGGCAGATTAGCCCAGCAGCTTCAGAACTGCCGACGGCAGCTGGTTGGCCTGGGCCAGAACCGAAGTCGAAGCTTGCTGCAGGGTCTGCTGCTTGGTCAGCTGGGCAGTTTCAGCAGCGAAGTCGGTGTCCTGTACACGGCCACGTGCGGCTTCGGCGTTCTCGTTGATGTTCTGCAGGTTGTTGATAGTGCTGGTCAGACGGTTCTGAGCAGCACCCAGCTCGGCGCGAACATCGTTGATGGTCTGCAGAGCGGTGTCGATGGCGCTGACGGCAGCGCTGAAGGTGGCTTCTGCCTCGGTGCTGGTGGAGCCGGTGACGCTCTTACCGCTCAGGCCGCTCAGGGCACCCGCGCTGGTCAGCTTCTTGCCCAGGTCGATGGTGATCTGGTTGTTGCTGTTGGCGTCGGAACCAACCTGGAAGACCATGCTGCTAGCCGAGCCGTCGAGCAGGTTCTTGCCGTTGAGCTGGGTGCTGTTGGCGATACGGTCGATCTCGCTCAACATCTTCTGGAATTCGTTGTTCAGCGCGTCACGGTCTTCCTTGCTGTTGGAGTCGTTTCGAGCCTGAACAGCCAGTTCACGCATACGCTGCAGAATGTTGGTCTGCTCTTGCATCGCACCTTCAGCAGTCTGGGCGATGGAGATACCGTCGTTGGCGTTCTTGATTGCCATGGTCTGACCACGGATCTGCGAGGTCATGCGGGTAGCGATCTGCAGACCGGCAGCGTCGTCTTTGGCGCTGTTG
Protein-coding regions in this window:
- the fliD gene encoding flagellar filament capping protein FliD, translating into MASPITSSVGLGSGLDIGAMVKALVGADTAAKQAQIKRQTSNNSAMISGIGSLRSALTAFQDAMKKLNDKTAPAFNAYAATSANESIVKVTSGNTAVAGSYDIKVDQLATSSKVASQRFSEGANKSITAGDLTISQGDKTYTVKIGSDATLQSVRDQINKEMGVNGISANIVNEEGGSRLVLSSTTTGANTDISLTGIPELEIDGKTQLSGTGAGFITARAQDAVLTIDGLAVKSASNTVSNAISGMTLELMGMTPKPDGAATRVTVAADNEGLKKSVQSFVDAYNTMQKAINSLTTTSRDSNDNLVLGPLTNDPTTRSLLADVRKVLSETGAGSSLTTLSQLGINTTQKDGTLEFNSAKFTAAMNDKKLGPEVQELFTGTNGIFERMNKAIEPYNKTDGSLATRKANLDKAAKSLADQQAALDRRTESLTESLTKKYVALDTALGKMKAQADQITSIFEAINAQAKKS
- the fliS gene encoding flagellar export chaperone FliS gives rise to the protein MNPMLALRQYQKVNGVAQTSVASPHRLVQMLMQGGLDRLAQAKGAMARNDIAQRGILIGKAIDIIGGLREGLDLENHADSLADLDNLYSYMSRRLIEANVKNDPAIIDEVARLLITVKEGWDAIGDQQPAD
- a CDS encoding flagellar protein FlaG translates to MDMSVKLSLSYQATHQAEQVAEKPVVRPIEVSDEGKKGDPVKVLGVDDVKSAVAEIEKFLNETRRNLEFSTDEESGKIVVKVIASDSGELIRQIPSEEALRIAHSLSDVKSVLFDAKV
- the fleQ gene encoding transcriptional regulator FleQ gives rise to the protein MWRETKILLIDDDSERRRDLAVVLNFLGEENVSCSSHDWQQVVASLSSSRDVLCVLIGTVNAPASVLGLLKTVAAWDEFLPVLLLGETSSADFPEDLRRRVLFNLEMPPSYSQLLDSLHRAQVYREMYDQARERGRQREPNLFRSLVGTSRAIQHVRQMMQQVADTDASVLILGESGTGKEVVARNLHYHSKRREAPFVPVNCGAIPAELLESELFGHEKGAFTGAITSRAGRFELANGGTLFLDEIGDMPLPMQVKLLRVLQERTFERVGSNKTQSIDVRIIAATHKNLETMIEEGTFREDLYYRLNVFPIEMAPLRERVEDIPLLMNELISRMEHEKRGSIRFNSASIMSLCRHGWPGNVRELANLVERMAIMHPYGVIGVSELPKKFRYVDDEDEQMVDSLRSDLEERAAINGHAPSFSSSAMLPPEGLDLKDYLGNLEQGLIQQALDDANGIVARAAERLRIRRTTLVEKMRKYGMSRREGDDQAEG
- a CDS encoding flagellar protein FliT — its product is MSEVIERIEQTREALLAALDSRDWDAIGELDLECRICVDDVLAEASLNEDAVKGSLEQLLGVYRQLIDIASGERQSIVDEMTQIRQAKNAAKVYHLFS
- a CDS encoding flagellin domain-containing protein, which encodes MALTVNTNTTSLGVQKNLNRASDALSTSMTRLSSGLKINSAKDDAAGLQIATRMTSQIRGQTMAIKNANDGISIAQTAEGAMQEQTNILQRMRELAVQARNDSNSKEDRDALNNEFQKMLSEIDRIANSTQLNGKNLLDGSASSMVFQVGSDANSNNQITIDLGKKLTSAGALSGLSGKSVTGSTSTEAEATFSAAVSAIDTALQTINDVRAELGAAQNRLTSTINNLQNINENAEAARGRVQDTDFAAETAQLTKQQTLQQASTSVLAQANQLPSAVLKLLG